From Streptomyces asiaticus, one genomic window encodes:
- a CDS encoding SDR family oxidoreductase, which yields MITRLEGSWCLVLGASSGMGLAIAHELAREGVHILGVHFDTTDGQEKAAVAREEMRGHGVEAHFFNANAASARTREELLPRFEELTGGTGIRIVVHSLAFGTLLPYVGAEGEDSLTARQMNMTLDVMAHSLVYWTQDLFTAGLLRQGAKVYAMTSAGSARVMPHYGAVSAAKAALESHVRQLALELAPSGIAVNALRAGVTPTPSMERIPGSDRLAAYARDLNPHRRLTRPEDVAEAVSLLSRTDSSWITGNVIGVDGGELLT from the coding sequence ATGATCACCCGACTCGAAGGTTCCTGGTGCCTGGTCCTGGGCGCCTCCAGCGGTATGGGCCTGGCCATCGCCCATGAACTGGCCCGCGAGGGCGTCCACATCCTCGGCGTCCACTTCGACACCACCGACGGCCAGGAGAAGGCCGCCGTCGCCCGGGAGGAGATGCGCGGCCACGGCGTCGAGGCCCACTTCTTCAACGCCAACGCCGCCTCCGCCCGCACCCGCGAGGAGCTGCTGCCCCGGTTCGAGGAGCTGACCGGCGGCACGGGCATCCGGATCGTGGTGCACTCGCTCGCCTTCGGCACCCTGCTGCCGTACGTCGGCGCCGAGGGCGAGGACAGCCTGACCGCCCGCCAGATGAACATGACGCTCGATGTGATGGCGCACTCGCTCGTCTACTGGACCCAGGACCTGTTCACCGCCGGGCTGCTGCGCCAGGGCGCCAAGGTGTACGCGATGACCAGCGCCGGGAGCGCCAGGGTGATGCCCCACTACGGCGCCGTCTCCGCCGCCAAGGCCGCCCTGGAGTCCCATGTGCGCCAGCTCGCCCTGGAGCTCGCCCCCTCCGGCATCGCCGTCAACGCGCTGCGCGCCGGGGTCACCCCGACCCCGTCCATGGAGCGCATCCCCGGCAGCGACCGGCTCGCCGCGTACGCCCGGGACCTCAATCCGCACCGGCGGCTGACCCGGCCCGAGGACGTCGCCGAGGCGGTCTCGCTGCTCTCGCGCACCGACTCCTCCTGGATCACCGGCAATGTGATCGGCGTGGACGGCGGTGAGCTGCTGACATGA